One part of the Prosthecobacter vanneervenii genome encodes these proteins:
- a CDS encoding putative toxin-antitoxin system toxin component, PIN family — protein MHVVLDTNVVLQARALGHPYHAILQEWMNDRFTWVVSTEILLEYEEVVTERAGAARWSILERLLSISSNVMRVSPSYRFGLISADVDDNKFADCAVAANAEYIVTTDHHFQSMHGSGFKPQVVTPEQFMALL, from the coding sequence ATGCACGTAGTTCTCGACACCAACGTGGTATTGCAGGCGCGTGCTTTAGGCCATCCCTATCATGCTATTCTTCAAGAATGGATGAATGACAGATTCACCTGGGTGGTGAGCACAGAGATTTTGCTGGAGTATGAGGAAGTCGTCACGGAACGGGCTGGTGCTGCCAGATGGAGTATTTTGGAAAGGCTTCTGAGCATTTCGAGCAACGTCATGCGGGTTTCGCCATCTTACCGTTTTGGACTGATCTCGGCGGACGTTGATGACAACAAATTTGCCGACTGTGCAGTTGCCGCCAACGCCGAATACATCGTGACCACCGACCATCACTTTCAGTCTATGCACGGCAGCGGTTTCAAGCCGCAGGTCGTCACTCCTGAGCAGTTCATGGCTTTGCTTTGA
- a CDS encoding outer membrane protein assembly factor BamB family protein has translation MKTTSLLLAFSFYLSASAHADWLQFRGPNASAVSTEAKTPGDDLKVAWSADLPGRGLSAPIVVGDRVFVTCSSGPGQETLHVFCFNAADGSKRWERAMRTTGRTMTHNKTCVAANTPCSDGDQVFALFSSNDLFAFDLDGKLLWLRGLTYDYANASNSLGMSQSPVVVDGTLVVQSENDSESFAAGLDVATGRNKWKLERPKAANWSSATVWKNVVALQSSKGILAVEPATGKTVWDYSDGASTIPSSVGTGEALYAVSHGITALAPEKGAVTQLWRNEKLNPGTASPLVLGDSIYVVNGAGVLIKASVKNGDEAWKLRLKGPFSGSPVAAGKRIYIVNERGIFQVIDPEAPEGKVLKEIELKETVLTTPAISGGAIYVRSDAKLWKLQ, from the coding sequence ATGAAGACCACCTCACTCCTTTTAGCTTTTAGCTTTTATCTTTCAGCCTCCGCCCACGCCGACTGGCTGCAGTTCCGCGGGCCGAATGCCTCGGCGGTTTCCACCGAGGCCAAGACTCCGGGAGATGACCTCAAGGTGGCGTGGTCGGCGGACCTGCCGGGGCGCGGGCTCTCGGCACCGATCGTGGTAGGGGACCGTGTGTTTGTGACGTGCTCCAGCGGCCCGGGCCAGGAGACGCTGCATGTGTTCTGCTTCAATGCAGCGGATGGCAGCAAGCGCTGGGAGCGTGCGATGCGCACCACCGGCCGCACCATGACGCACAACAAGACCTGCGTGGCGGCCAACACCCCGTGCAGCGATGGCGACCAAGTCTTTGCGCTGTTTTCCTCCAATGACCTCTTTGCCTTCGATCTTGATGGCAAGCTGCTCTGGCTGCGCGGTCTGACGTATGACTACGCCAATGCCAGCAACAGCCTGGGCATGTCCCAGAGCCCGGTGGTGGTGGACGGCACGCTGGTGGTGCAGAGCGAGAATGACAGCGAGTCCTTTGCCGCAGGCCTGGACGTGGCCACTGGCCGCAACAAGTGGAAGCTGGAGCGCCCGAAGGCAGCCAACTGGAGCAGCGCCACGGTGTGGAAAAACGTGGTGGCTCTGCAGTCCAGCAAAGGCATCCTGGCCGTGGAACCCGCGACAGGCAAAACGGTGTGGGATTACAGCGACGGCGCGAGCACCATCCCCTCCAGCGTGGGCACCGGCGAGGCACTTTATGCGGTGTCTCATGGCATCACGGCGCTGGCTCCGGAAAAGGGCGCGGTGACGCAGCTATGGCGCAATGAGAAGCTGAACCCCGGCACGGCCAGCCCGCTGGTGCTCGGAGACTCCATCTACGTGGTGAATGGCGCGGGCGTGCTGATCAAGGCGAGCGTGAAAAATGGCGACGAAGCCTGGAAGCTGCGCCTGAAGGGCCCCTTCAGCGGATCGCCCGTGGCGGCTGGCAAGCGAATCTACATCGTGAATGAGCGCGGCATCTTCCAGGTGATCGACCCCGAGGCTCCCGAAGGCAAAGTGCTGAAGGAGATCGAGCTGAAAGAGACGGTACTGACCACGCCCGCCATCTCCGGTGGCGCGATCTATGTGCGCAGCGACGCCAAACTGTGGAAGCTGCAGTAA
- a CDS encoding ABC-F family ATP-binding cassette domain-containing protein, translating to MLSVSNVSKTYAGRTLFSQVSFHINRGEKIGLIGPNGAGKSTLFSLLLQETVPDEGKVVMERGISFGFLPQESAPIDDVTVLELATGHVDEHSRWEVEPKAKRILSGLAFRESDFERNARTLSGGWVMRAHLARLLVQEPDLLLLDEPTNHLDLESLIWFQTYLQSYPGAILMISHDREFLNALTDCILEIAHSKITRYTGNYDDYVREKAARMEQLQGAYDNQQRELAKMQAWVDKFKAKANFASRAQDKAKMIDRIEKIDAPVADAKTVKFRFPQPIRSGQRVIRVKDVDFAYGQTPVYTGLDLEIERGQRTVLVGPNGAGKSTLLKLLAGALKPQSGTYELGHNVKLGYFAQYRGDVLNMRHTVLQSAMDLPSRPGENLCRTLLGSFLFHGDDVFKPVGVLSGGEKSRLVLVRLLLDPPNFLLMDEPTTHLDMGSIDALIGALEQYEGTLVFISHDVHFIRQMAKHVLHVSAGIITPYAGDYQYYLDKTKAGSAREALTATLHNAQPTGYSSSAPAVKEPPKSKQQRRAEAEARNAYSKAKKELDLRIFKIEQELATLDKRKAEIVGLLQDEATYADAAKFRSLSQELEELEPKLAKITTEWEKATEELENLKSPDAKS from the coding sequence ATGCTCTCCGTTTCCAATGTCAGCAAAACCTACGCCGGCCGCACTTTGTTCAGCCAGGTGTCGTTTCACATCAACCGTGGCGAAAAGATCGGCCTGATCGGACCGAACGGGGCGGGGAAGTCCACGCTCTTCTCGCTGCTGCTGCAGGAGACCGTGCCGGATGAGGGCAAGGTCGTGATGGAGCGCGGCATCAGCTTCGGCTTCCTGCCGCAGGAGAGCGCCCCCATCGATGACGTGACCGTGCTGGAGCTGGCCACCGGCCACGTGGACGAGCACAGCCGTTGGGAGGTCGAGCCCAAGGCCAAGCGCATCCTCAGCGGCCTGGCCTTCCGCGAGTCCGACTTTGAGCGCAATGCCCGCACCCTCAGCGGCGGCTGGGTCATGCGCGCTCACCTGGCCCGCCTGCTGGTGCAGGAGCCCGACCTGCTGCTGCTCGACGAGCCGACCAACCACCTCGACCTCGAATCCCTCATCTGGTTCCAGACCTACCTGCAGAGCTATCCGGGCGCGATCCTCATGATCTCGCATGACCGCGAGTTTTTGAACGCGCTGACCGACTGCATCCTCGAGATCGCGCACAGCAAGATCACACGCTACACGGGCAACTACGACGACTACGTCCGTGAAAAAGCCGCCCGCATGGAGCAGCTCCAGGGCGCGTATGACAACCAGCAGCGCGAGCTGGCCAAGATGCAGGCCTGGGTGGACAAGTTCAAAGCCAAGGCCAACTTTGCCTCTCGTGCGCAGGACAAGGCCAAGATGATCGACCGCATCGAGAAGATCGATGCCCCCGTGGCCGATGCCAAGACGGTGAAGTTCCGCTTCCCACAGCCCATACGCAGCGGGCAGCGCGTCATCCGCGTCAAGGACGTCGATTTCGCCTACGGCCAGACGCCCGTTTACACCGGGCTCGATCTCGAGATCGAGCGCGGCCAGCGCACCGTGCTCGTCGGCCCCAACGGCGCCGGAAAGTCCACGCTTCTCAAACTCCTCGCAGGCGCGCTCAAGCCGCAGTCGGGCACCTACGAGCTCGGTCACAACGTCAAGCTGGGCTACTTCGCCCAGTATCGCGGCGATGTGCTGAACATGCGCCACACCGTGCTGCAGTCCGCCATGGACCTGCCAAGCCGTCCGGGGGAAAACCTCTGCCGCACTCTCCTGGGCTCATTCCTGTTTCATGGCGATGACGTGTTCAAGCCTGTCGGCGTGCTCAGCGGCGGTGAAAAATCCCGCCTCGTCCTCGTGCGCCTGCTGCTCGATCCGCCCAATTTCCTCCTCATGGACGAGCCCACCACGCACCTCGACATGGGCAGCATCGACGCCCTCATCGGCGCGCTTGAGCAGTACGAGGGCACGCTCGTCTTCATCAGCCATGACGTGCACTTCATCCGCCAGATGGCCAAACACGTCCTGCATGTCAGCGCCGGCATCATCACCCCCTATGCGGGCGACTATCAGTACTACCTCGACAAAACCAAGGCGGGCTCTGCACGCGAGGCGCTGACCGCCACGCTGCACAATGCCCAGCCCACCGGCTACAGCAGCAGCGCCCCCGCAGTAAAGGAGCCGCCCAAGAGCAAGCAGCAGCGCCGTGCCGAGGCCGAGGCTCGCAATGCCTACAGCAAGGCCAAGAAGGAGCTGGACCTGCGCATCTTCAAAATCGAGCAGGAGCTGGCCACGCTGGACAAACGCAAAGCCGAAATCGTCGGCCTCCTGCAAGACGAAGCCACCTATGCCGACGCCGCCAAATTCCGCTCTCTCAGCCAGGAGCTGGAAGAGCTGGAGCCCAAGCTGGCCAAGATCACCACCGAGTGGGAAAAGGCCACGGAGGAGCTGGAAAATCTGAAGTCCCCGGACGCAAAATCATAG
- a CDS encoding 3-keto-disaccharide hydrolase, with protein MLPLRSLSIAAVFSLGTLLHAADSPFVGRWALTIPGGGAGWLGVESKDGALSSSVLWGGGSVVPTAGTKIDGDTLLVTREQKNKEGKLTAIETISAKIEGENLKLTTSKKNAEGKEIGKPQDFAGKRIPDVPPAPDLSKVKYGAPIQLLNGKDLTGWRLLKEGVDNGWSVVDGVLQNRVVKAKDKHFGNLRTDAEFEDFNLKTEVRTQEGSNSGIYLRGIYEVQVMESFGQPLDSHHMGALYSRITPSVAAEKPIGEWQTLDITLVDRHLTVILNGKTIIDNAPVLGCTGGAMTSDEFKPGPIYLQGDHTNVDYRNMVLTPVVK; from the coding sequence ATGCTCCCGCTTCGCTCTCTTTCCATCGCTGCTGTGTTCAGTCTCGGCACGCTTCTCCATGCCGCAGACAGTCCCTTCGTCGGCCGCTGGGCGCTCACGATTCCCGGAGGCGGCGCGGGCTGGCTCGGCGTTGAGTCCAAGGACGGCGCCCTCAGCTCCAGCGTGCTCTGGGGCGGCGGCAGCGTGGTGCCCACCGCCGGCACCAAGATCGACGGAGACACCCTCCTGGTGACCCGTGAGCAGAAGAACAAGGAGGGCAAGCTGACTGCTATCGAAACCATTTCCGCCAAGATCGAAGGCGAAAACCTCAAGCTCACCACCTCCAAGAAAAACGCGGAAGGCAAGGAGATCGGCAAGCCGCAGGACTTTGCCGGCAAGCGCATCCCCGACGTGCCGCCAGCACCTGACCTTTCCAAGGTGAAGTACGGCGCTCCCATCCAGCTCCTCAATGGCAAAGACCTCACCGGCTGGCGTCTGCTGAAGGAGGGCGTGGACAATGGCTGGAGCGTTGTGGACGGCGTGCTGCAAAACCGCGTGGTGAAGGCCAAGGACAAGCACTTTGGCAATCTGCGCACCGACGCCGAGTTTGAAGACTTCAATCTCAAGACCGAAGTCCGCACCCAGGAAGGCAGCAACAGCGGCATCTACCTGCGCGGCATCTACGAAGTGCAGGTGATGGAAAGCTTTGGCCAGCCGCTGGACTCCCACCACATGGGCGCGCTCTACAGCCGCATCACCCCCAGCGTGGCCGCCGAAAAGCCCATCGGTGAATGGCAGACGCTCGACATCACCCTCGTGGACCGCCACCTGACCGTCATCCTCAATGGCAAGACCATCATCGACAACGCCCCCGTGCTCGGCTGCACCGGCGGTGCGATGACCAGCGATGAATTCAAGCCCGGCCCCATCTACCTCCAGGGCGACCACACCAATGTGGACTACCGCAACATGGTGCTGACTCCGGTGGTGAAGTAA
- a CDS encoding TVP38/TMEM64 family protein, with product MATHEDPAQEPEELLDAAVATEVEQETSRALGKETRQVLMAVLLVAAFMAVAHFTPLKAWISNVQTWKKMVHDFGWGAHAIFMAACAGSVMLGVPRLPLCAAAGLVFGFGEGLVISLVASTLGSYGAFVLSRHGFRRAAESRAEKWPWLKKLLKKPSVLRVFWVRQLMVPGLVLNVLLGMTPVKHTRFLLGTALGYLPLNVAFSLVGSGLGKGSLATTMTQLLAAMAVINIAAWLVYKVMKKQKQQG from the coding sequence ATGGCGACACACGAAGATCCCGCGCAGGAACCTGAAGAACTGCTGGACGCTGCGGTAGCCACCGAGGTGGAGCAGGAGACCTCGCGCGCGCTCGGCAAGGAAACACGCCAGGTGCTCATGGCCGTGCTGCTGGTGGCCGCTTTCATGGCCGTGGCACATTTCACGCCGCTGAAGGCCTGGATCTCCAATGTGCAGACCTGGAAAAAGATGGTGCACGATTTTGGCTGGGGCGCGCATGCCATCTTCATGGCCGCCTGCGCCGGCAGTGTGATGCTGGGCGTGCCGCGCCTGCCGCTGTGCGCTGCTGCAGGGCTGGTGTTTGGCTTTGGCGAGGGGCTGGTGATCTCGCTGGTGGCATCCACCTTGGGCTCGTATGGCGCGTTTGTGCTGTCACGCCATGGCTTCCGCCGTGCGGCGGAGTCACGTGCTGAGAAATGGCCGTGGCTGAAGAAACTGCTGAAAAAGCCGTCCGTGCTGCGGGTCTTCTGGGTACGGCAGCTCATGGTGCCGGGTCTGGTACTGAATGTTCTGCTGGGCATGACGCCGGTGAAGCACACGCGCTTTCTGCTGGGCACCGCGCTGGGCTACCTGCCGCTGAATGTGGCTTTCAGCCTGGTGGGCAGCGGCCTGGGCAAGGGCAGCCTGGCCACCACGATGACACAACTCCTCGCCGCCATGGCGGTGATCAACATCGCCGCATGGCTGGTTTACAAGGTGATGAAAAAGCAGAAGCAGCAGGGCTGA
- a CDS encoding FHA domain-containing protein: protein MSVNAGAGIQSASLRWSGGVHSLTGTCFIGRRSDNDIPINNVQASRRHAVMMMLNGDWWISDLGSRNGVIVNGLRLSTARRLRNGDEIRIANQRLVFSNSAQGPHQHSSIMGKTTEQAPRSANDAPQVAACELLIVSSKGEVLEGDKAAHWFFGKTLERAPGALHYMLPPAVRHWLQQLSDANEKTCPPLEMEQDGHRIMFSLARCRDDRFYLLGRVESVKVTIERLQSLGLTEREAEVLYWVCEGKSNPEIAQILDVTLHTVNRHNEHIFKKLAVDNRQKAIKAVQERLGV from the coding sequence ATGTCCGTAAACGCCGGTGCCGGGATCCAATCAGCCAGTCTCAGATGGAGCGGTGGCGTACATTCACTCACCGGCACATGCTTCATCGGCCGCCGCTCTGACAACGACATCCCCATCAACAACGTGCAGGCCTCCCGACGCCATGCGGTGATGATGATGCTGAATGGGGACTGGTGGATCAGCGATCTCGGCAGCCGCAATGGCGTGATCGTCAACGGCTTGCGGCTCAGCACGGCACGCCGCCTGCGCAATGGAGATGAAATCCGCATCGCCAATCAGCGGCTCGTTTTCAGCAACTCCGCACAGGGCCCCCACCAGCACAGCTCCATCATGGGCAAGACTACGGAGCAGGCCCCGCGCTCGGCCAACGACGCTCCGCAGGTGGCCGCGTGCGAGCTCCTCATCGTCTCCAGCAAGGGTGAAGTGCTGGAGGGCGACAAGGCGGCGCACTGGTTCTTTGGCAAAACGCTGGAGCGCGCTCCAGGTGCGCTGCACTACATGCTGCCCCCTGCCGTGCGCCACTGGCTGCAGCAGCTCTCAGACGCGAATGAGAAAACCTGCCCGCCGCTGGAAATGGAGCAGGACGGGCACCGCATCATGTTCTCGCTGGCCCGCTGCCGGGACGACCGCTTTTACCTGCTGGGCCGTGTGGAGTCGGTCAAAGTCACCATCGAACGCCTGCAGAGCCTGGGCCTGACCGAGCGCGAGGCGGAGGTGCTCTACTGGGTTTGTGAAGGCAAGAGCAACCCAGAGATCGCTCAGATCCTGGATGTGACCCTGCACACCGTGAACCGGCACAACGAGCACATCTTCAAAAAGCTGGCCGTGGACAACCGCCAAAAGGCCATCAAGGCCGTGCAGGAACGGCTGGGGGTGTGA
- a CDS encoding BPSS1187 family protein: MKHILPCLLALCVSTHVHAAPTISKRASEIDPRAKEHPEIDFVFTDKKGKPQDLQNASVDTSVKLQGKLVIWLMGHSAPLFERLNSYGLHAIQPHYANKWFGIIPAARRDDGKTLGDIRLEACTGEDVSDVVSIPQPDSMMERSFQFVKWLAKEHPEGKWEQFIAQDGKGLRWDKVIVSGASHGATTSARFAKHQKVDRVVCFCGPRDNYDSWQALPSATPGNRIFGFSHVLDGGWTADHYCRSWEMMGLNQYGPIVDVDISAPPFQNTRRLITNADVKGDDKRAHSSVTPGGAAVKDKDGKFIHEAVWHYLFNHPVDQTGSPTPADPDCVKDQQKKAR; the protein is encoded by the coding sequence ATGAAACACATCCTCCCCTGCCTGCTGGCCCTCTGCGTCAGCACCCATGTCCACGCCGCACCCACCATCTCCAAGCGTGCCAGCGAAATCGATCCGCGTGCCAAGGAGCATCCGGAAATCGACTTCGTCTTCACCGACAAAAAGGGCAAGCCGCAGGACCTGCAAAACGCCAGCGTGGACACCAGCGTGAAGCTGCAGGGCAAGCTCGTCATCTGGCTCATGGGCCACAGCGCGCCCTTGTTTGAGCGCCTCAACAGCTATGGCCTCCACGCCATCCAGCCGCATTACGCCAACAAGTGGTTCGGCATCATCCCCGCCGCACGCCGCGACGATGGTAAGACACTCGGAGACATCCGCCTCGAAGCCTGCACTGGCGAGGATGTGAGCGATGTTGTGAGCATCCCGCAGCCGGACAGCATGATGGAGCGCTCGTTCCAGTTTGTGAAATGGCTGGCCAAAGAGCATCCCGAAGGCAAATGGGAGCAGTTCATCGCCCAGGACGGCAAAGGCCTGCGCTGGGACAAGGTCATCGTCTCCGGTGCCTCCCACGGTGCCACCACCTCGGCCCGCTTTGCCAAGCATCAGAAAGTCGATCGCGTCGTCTGCTTCTGCGGTCCGCGAGACAACTACGACTCCTGGCAGGCCCTGCCCTCCGCCACGCCGGGAAATCGCATCTTCGGCTTCAGCCACGTGCTCGACGGCGGCTGGACAGCCGACCACTACTGCCGCTCCTGGGAGATGATGGGCCTCAATCAGTATGGCCCCATCGTGGATGTGGACATCAGCGCCCCTCCCTTTCAAAACACCCGCCGCCTCATCACCAATGCGGATGTGAAGGGCGATGACAAACGCGCCCACAGCTCCGTGACTCCTGGTGGCGCTGCTGTGAAGGACAAGGATGGCAAATTCATCCACGAAGCCGTCTGGCACTACCTCTTCAACCATCCGGTGGACCAGACCGGCTCCCCCACGCCCGCCGATCCCGACTGCGTGAAGGATCAGCAGAAGAAAGCCCGTTAA
- the pbpC gene encoding penicillin-binding protein 1C: protein MRRRWKLMLLSLPILAAGGWWGLPWVVRMPEALLRPPPASTLYLARDGTPLRHLLNADGTRSAPPVSYAEIPPHLVQALLAAEDKRFFSHGGIDLLAIARAAWSNVRSHRIVSGASTLHQQLIKNTTPQHGRRTLWVKITEALRARRLAMTWSREEVLAAYANRVSFGNLMTGAATAASGYFHKPLGDLTPAECALLAALPQSPARLNPFRNLPGVLPRQRHILDKMHALHWLSDEQHRVALDQKIVLQRFSGGFEAPHAVEMLHGAVQDGTVRTTLDATLQQHIETIIAQRLEALKGRHVSHAAVVVIENASGAVLALAGSRDFFAKDGGQLNGAWAAHSPGSAMKPFTYLLAFERGATPASIVADLPVEFATASGTYRPENYSLRNYGPMTYRQALGNSLNISAVRVLDSIGGAETLLPRLRELGLTTLNEDAAHYGLGLTIGNASVRLVELANAYACLARLGRFKPWTLLQNTPDAEERRLLGENESWLIADILSDNQAREMAFGSWSVIRLPFRCAVKTGTSSTFRDNWTLGYTPEYTVGVWAGNFDNTPMQDVSGVTGAGPIFRDVMLHLHEKHAATWYDMPQGITHTRIDPRTGRRLTPQTPPARMSREEYFVAGQLPPLAQAADYDAKGRAILPRDYAAWVASSANWLGDLVTTAESEDRPALRITNPIPGTVIILDPDIRNNGSRLLLQAVGLERVRWSCKTLELRDDGGHTFAILKPGRHEIEARDEASGLSARTFVIVREE, encoded by the coding sequence ATGCGCCGCCGCTGGAAACTCATGCTCCTCTCCCTGCCCATACTAGCGGCAGGCGGGTGGTGGGGGCTGCCGTGGGTGGTGCGGATGCCGGAGGCGCTGCTGAGGCCGCCGCCAGCCTCAACGCTGTATCTGGCACGCGATGGCACGCCGCTGCGGCATCTGCTCAATGCAGACGGCACGCGCTCGGCACCGCCGGTGAGCTACGCGGAGATCCCGCCGCATCTGGTGCAGGCGCTGCTGGCGGCGGAGGACAAGCGCTTCTTCTCCCATGGAGGCATCGATCTCCTGGCCATCGCGCGCGCGGCCTGGAGCAATGTGCGCAGCCACCGCATTGTTTCCGGTGCCTCCACCCTTCATCAGCAGCTCATCAAAAACACCACGCCGCAGCACGGCAGGCGCACGCTGTGGGTCAAGATCACCGAGGCCCTGCGCGCGCGCCGTCTGGCCATGACGTGGAGCCGTGAGGAGGTGCTGGCGGCGTATGCGAACCGCGTTTCTTTTGGCAATCTCATGACCGGTGCCGCCACGGCTGCGTCCGGTTATTTCCACAAGCCACTGGGCGATCTGACGCCTGCAGAATGCGCGCTGCTAGCCGCGCTGCCGCAGTCCCCGGCGCGGCTGAATCCCTTTCGTAATCTGCCCGGTGTCCTCCCTCGCCAGCGCCACATCCTGGACAAGATGCACGCGCTGCACTGGCTGAGCGATGAACAGCACCGCGTGGCGCTGGACCAGAAGATCGTGCTGCAGCGCTTCAGCGGCGGCTTTGAGGCCCCGCATGCGGTGGAGATGCTGCACGGAGCTGTGCAGGATGGCACCGTGCGCACCACGCTGGATGCCACGCTGCAGCAGCACATCGAGACGATCATCGCCCAGCGGCTGGAGGCGCTGAAGGGCCGCCATGTGTCGCATGCTGCCGTGGTGGTGATCGAGAATGCGAGCGGTGCCGTACTGGCGCTGGCGGGTTCGCGTGACTTTTTTGCCAAAGACGGCGGGCAGCTCAATGGCGCGTGGGCGGCGCACTCGCCCGGCTCGGCGATGAAGCCCTTCACGTACCTGCTGGCTTTTGAGCGCGGGGCCACGCCTGCGAGCATCGTGGCGGATCTGCCGGTGGAATTTGCGACGGCATCGGGCACGTATCGGCCGGAGAACTACTCCCTGCGCAACTACGGCCCCATGACCTACCGCCAGGCGCTGGGGAATTCGCTGAACATCTCCGCCGTGCGCGTGCTGGACTCCATCGGCGGTGCGGAGACGCTGCTGCCCAGGCTGCGCGAGCTGGGCCTGACCACGCTGAATGAAGACGCCGCACACTACGGCCTGGGCCTCACGATTGGCAATGCCTCGGTGCGCCTCGTCGAGCTGGCGAATGCCTATGCGTGCCTGGCGCGCCTGGGCCGCTTCAAACCGTGGACGCTGCTGCAAAACACCCCTGATGCCGAGGAACGCCGCCTGCTGGGCGAGAATGAGAGCTGGCTCATCGCCGACATCCTCAGCGACAATCAGGCGCGCGAGATGGCCTTTGGAAGCTGGTCGGTCATACGACTGCCTTTCCGCTGCGCGGTGAAGACCGGCACCAGCTCCACCTTCCGCGACAACTGGACGCTGGGCTACACGCCAGAGTACACCGTCGGCGTGTGGGCGGGCAATTTTGACAACACGCCCATGCAGGACGTGAGCGGTGTCACGGGCGCAGGCCCGATCTTTCGTGACGTGATGCTGCACCTGCATGAAAAGCATGCTGCGACGTGGTATGACATGCCACAAGGCATCACCCACACGCGCATTGATCCCCGCACCGGCAGGCGGCTCACGCCGCAGACTCCACCGGCACGGATGAGCCGGGAGGAGTACTTCGTGGCAGGCCAGCTCCCGCCGCTGGCGCAGGCGGCTGACTACGATGCCAAAGGCCGCGCCATCCTGCCACGCGACTACGCCGCCTGGGTGGCCAGCAGCGCCAACTGGCTGGGGGATCTGGTAACGACTGCGGAGAGCGAGGACAGGCCGGCGCTGCGCATCACGAATCCGATTCCGGGGACGGTCATCATTTTGGATCCGGACATTCGGAATAATGGGAGCCGGTTATTGCTGCAGGCAGTGGGATTAGAGCGAGTGCGCTGGAGCTGCAAGACACTGGAACTGCGAGATGATGGGGGGCATACCTTTGCCATCCTCAAGCCGGGGAGGCATGAGATCGAAGCGCGGGATGAAGCGAGCGGATTGAGTGCGAGGACGTTTGTGATTGTGCGGGAGGAGTAA
- a CDS encoding prephenate dehydratase, with the protein MNPPPTIACLGPDGSFSHLITQMRFPGAAVSLRDNVGDVFDFLASTPDALGIVPIENSSGGFIIDTVDRLVDARCELRILEELTLDVKLALLGRAGEPIMSIHSHAMPFYHGDEWLKAHYPNVKRVVEASTAKAAEKAVAVSGAAAIGPRQNAERHGLQILHFPIAGEVPNITQFYLIGHTANTPSLEHNRTALVVELPDRSGSLCRFLTPLSEGDINMKRLESRPIRGQPNKYRFYIEIEGSTADPRVQKALDQTRADGATIRSVGTYSAGLRFES; encoded by the coding sequence ATGAATCCACCGCCCACCATCGCCTGCCTCGGACCCGACGGGAGCTTTTCGCATCTCATCACGCAGATGCGCTTCCCCGGCGCGGCGGTGAGCCTGCGGGACAATGTGGGGGATGTCTTCGACTTCCTCGCCTCAACCCCCGACGCCCTCGGCATCGTCCCCATCGAAAACTCCTCCGGCGGCTTCATCATCGACACCGTGGACCGGCTCGTCGATGCACGCTGCGAGCTGCGCATTCTCGAAGAGCTCACGCTGGATGTGAAGCTGGCGCTGCTCGGCAGGGCAGGGGAGCCCATCATGTCCATCCACTCGCACGCCATGCCGTTCTACCATGGCGACGAATGGCTGAAGGCCCACTACCCCAATGTGAAGCGTGTGGTGGAGGCGAGCACCGCCAAGGCGGCGGAGAAAGCCGTGGCCGTCTCCGGCGCGGCTGCCATCGGTCCGCGTCAGAATGCAGAGCGCCACGGCCTGCAGATCCTGCATTTCCCCATCGCGGGAGAGGTGCCAAACATCACGCAGTTCTACCTCATCGGCCACACGGCCAACACCCCCTCTTTGGAGCACAACCGCACCGCACTTGTGGTGGAGCTGCCAGACCGCTCCGGCAGCCTGTGCCGCTTCCTCACACCGTTGAGCGAGGGCGACATCAACATGAAGCGCCTCGAATCCCGCCCCATCCGCGGCCAGCCCAACAAGTACCGCTTCTACATCGAGATCGAAGGCTCCACCGCCGACCCGCGCGTGCAAAAAGCGCTGGATCAAACACGCGCAGATGGCGCGACGATCCGCAGCGTGGGCACCTACTCCGCCGGGCTGCGTTTTGAGTCGTAA